Proteins encoded within one genomic window of Macrotis lagotis isolate mMagLag1 chromosome 3, bilby.v1.9.chrom.fasta, whole genome shotgun sequence:
- the FBXO3 gene encoding F-box only protein 3 isoform X1, whose protein sequence is MAAAAAAPGAEEAELCLELLPTDPLLLIFSFLDYRDLLSCSVVSRRLNQLSNHDPLWRRHCKKYWLLSEAEKTQKNKNWKTLFKDTYIDLGRYIQHYATLKKAWDDLERYLGQRCPRMIGSLKDSVEERELDAVEAQIGCKLPNDYRCSFRIHNGQKLVVPGLMGSMALSNHYRSEDLLDIDTAAGGFQQRQGLKQCLPLTFCIHTGLSQYMALESVEGRNKYEIFYQCPDQMARNPSAIDMFITGASYSEWFTSYVHNVVTGGYPIIRDQIFRYVHDKGCVATTGDITVSVSTSFLPELSSVHPPHYFFTYRIRIEMSKDALPEKTCQLDSRYWRITNAKGEIEEVQGPGVVGEFPILSPGRVYEYTSCTTFSTTSGYMEGHYTFHLLYYKDRIFNVAIPRFHMVCPTFKVSTTPRETSHDECSVIEEDEEEEDSTDSDDYDGPRLVNYSPAPSHCPRHT, encoded by the exons atggcggcggcggcggcggcgccgggGGCGGAGGAGGCCGAGCTGTGCCTGGAGCTGCTGCCCACCGACCCGCTGCTGCTCATCTTCTCCTTCCTGGACTACCGCGACCTGCTCAG CTGCAGCGTCGTCAGCCGACGATTAAACCAACTGTCGAACCATGATCCTCTCTGGAGAAGGCACTGCAAAAAATACTGGCTGCTATCCGA GGCAGAAAAAACTCAGAAGaacaaaaattggaaaactcTCTTCAAAGATACTTATATTGACCTGGGAAGATATATTCAACATTATGCTACTCTGAAAAAAGCCTGGGATGACCTGGAGAGATACTTGGGACAAAGGTGTCCAAGGATGATCGGATCTCTGAAAG ACAGCGTGGAGGAGCGTGAGCTGGACGCCGTGGAAGCACAGATCGGGTGCAAGCTTCCCAATGACTATCGATGCTCTTTTCGGATCCACAATGGGCAGAAGCTGGTGGTTCCTGG GTTGATGGGAAGCATGGCCTTGTCCAATCACTACCGCTCAGAGGATCTACTGGACATTGACACTGCTGCTGGGGGCTTCCAGCAGAGGCAGGGCCTGAAGCAGTGTCTCCCTCTCACTTTTTGTATCCACACTGGATTAAGTCAGTATATGGCACTGGAAAGTGTAGAAGGCCGAAATAAGTATGAGATCTTCTATCAGTGTCCA GACCAGATGGCCCGGAATCCATCAGCAATTGATATGTTTATTACAg GTGCTTCATATTCAGAATGGTTTACCTCTTATGTGCACAATGTTGTGACAGGAGGCTACCCTATCATCAGAGACCAGATTTTCAG GTATGTTCACGATAAGGGATGTGTGGCAACAACTGGAGATATCACAGTGTCAGTGTCCACGTCATTTCTCCCAGAACTTAGTTCTGTACATCCACCTCACTATTTCTTCACTTACAGAATCAG GATTGAGATGTCTAAAGATGCTCTTCCTGAGAAGACTTGTCAGTTAGACAGCAGATATTGGAGAATCACCAACGCCAAAGGTGAAATCGAAGAGGTTCAGGGGCCTGGAGTGGTGG GAGAGTTTCCTATCCTTAGCCCTGGGCGGGTGTACGAGTATACCAGCTGTACCACCTTCTCTACCACATCAGGGTACATGGAAGGACATTATACCTTCCATCTCCTTTACTACAAAGACAGGATATTCAATGTGGCCATTCCCAGATTCCATATGGTGTGTCCTACCTTCAAGGTCTCCACGACCCCAAGG
- the FBXO3 gene encoding F-box only protein 3 isoform X2, with product MAAAAAAPGAEEAELCLELLPTDPLLLIFSFLDYRDLLSCSVVSRRLNQLSNHDPLWRRHCKKYWLLSEAEKTQKNKNWKTLFKDTYIDLGRYIQHYATLKKAWDDLERYLGQRCPRMIGSLKDSVEERELDAVEAQIGCKLPNDYRCSFRIHNGQKLVVPGLMGSMALSNHYRSEDLLDIDTAAGGFQQRQGLKQCLPLTFCIHTGLSQYMALESVEGRNKYEIFYQCPDQMARNPSAIDMFITGASYSEWFTSYVHNVVTGGYPIIRDQIFRYVHDKGCVATTGDITVSVSTSFLPELSSVHPPHYFFTYRIRIEMSKDALPEKTCQLDSRYWRITNAKGEIEEVQGPGVVGEFPILSPGRVYEYTSCTTFSTTSGYMEGHYTFHLLYYKDRIFNVAIPRFHMVCPTFKVSTTPRDNSGIIIF from the exons atggcggcggcggcggcggcgccgggGGCGGAGGAGGCCGAGCTGTGCCTGGAGCTGCTGCCCACCGACCCGCTGCTGCTCATCTTCTCCTTCCTGGACTACCGCGACCTGCTCAG CTGCAGCGTCGTCAGCCGACGATTAAACCAACTGTCGAACCATGATCCTCTCTGGAGAAGGCACTGCAAAAAATACTGGCTGCTATCCGA GGCAGAAAAAACTCAGAAGaacaaaaattggaaaactcTCTTCAAAGATACTTATATTGACCTGGGAAGATATATTCAACATTATGCTACTCTGAAAAAAGCCTGGGATGACCTGGAGAGATACTTGGGACAAAGGTGTCCAAGGATGATCGGATCTCTGAAAG ACAGCGTGGAGGAGCGTGAGCTGGACGCCGTGGAAGCACAGATCGGGTGCAAGCTTCCCAATGACTATCGATGCTCTTTTCGGATCCACAATGGGCAGAAGCTGGTGGTTCCTGG GTTGATGGGAAGCATGGCCTTGTCCAATCACTACCGCTCAGAGGATCTACTGGACATTGACACTGCTGCTGGGGGCTTCCAGCAGAGGCAGGGCCTGAAGCAGTGTCTCCCTCTCACTTTTTGTATCCACACTGGATTAAGTCAGTATATGGCACTGGAAAGTGTAGAAGGCCGAAATAAGTATGAGATCTTCTATCAGTGTCCA GACCAGATGGCCCGGAATCCATCAGCAATTGATATGTTTATTACAg GTGCTTCATATTCAGAATGGTTTACCTCTTATGTGCACAATGTTGTGACAGGAGGCTACCCTATCATCAGAGACCAGATTTTCAG GTATGTTCACGATAAGGGATGTGTGGCAACAACTGGAGATATCACAGTGTCAGTGTCCACGTCATTTCTCCCAGAACTTAGTTCTGTACATCCACCTCACTATTTCTTCACTTACAGAATCAG GATTGAGATGTCTAAAGATGCTCTTCCTGAGAAGACTTGTCAGTTAGACAGCAGATATTGGAGAATCACCAACGCCAAAGGTGAAATCGAAGAGGTTCAGGGGCCTGGAGTGGTGG GAGAGTTTCCTATCCTTAGCCCTGGGCGGGTGTACGAGTATACCAGCTGTACCACCTTCTCTACCACATCAGGGTACATGGAAGGACATTATACCTTCCATCTCCTTTACTACAAAGACAGGATATTCAATGTGGCCATTCCCAGATTCCATATGGTGTGTCCTACCTTCAAGGTCTCCACGACCCCAAGG GATAATTCCGGGATCATAATCTTTTAG